From Paraburkholderia fungorum, the proteins below share one genomic window:
- a CDS encoding extracellular catalytic domain type 1 short-chain-length polyhydroxyalkanoate depolymerase: MAKSLSKIWLRGLKRLLAIQTEHAQKTTKRTTARPARAATPKPSAKARPLKPAATVRASAKREAPRPAARESRVRPRASAWASGSWTRSFHSAPAAPGRLVNHLQYGLYVPSGHALESMPLLVMLHGCTQSIDEFAEGTRMNVLADRFGFAVVYPEQSKHVHSHRCWHWYDAGDSAGGAEARAVVSLVDALVAQHGFDPERVYVAGISAGAGLTALLAVNYPGHFAAVALHSGPAFGEARSGITAMDVMRRGARRDPAQLVDEVTNVARYPGMPAIVIHGDFDHVVAPVNADQLGEQFLRLNRMVDANGARKSGEVREERKGGVVMRDYVRSGRRVVRVCRVQGLAHAWSGGDEAVPFHSAKGPDASAMIWEFFKHQRRTGAGQIAETAATTGSSADR; this comes from the coding sequence ATGGCAAAAAGTCTATCGAAAATCTGGCTGCGCGGTCTTAAGCGGCTGCTCGCCATTCAAACCGAGCACGCTCAGAAGACCACCAAGCGCACTACGGCACGCCCGGCGCGGGCTGCCACGCCCAAGCCGTCCGCCAAGGCGCGTCCGCTGAAGCCCGCTGCCACGGTTCGCGCATCCGCCAAGCGCGAAGCGCCACGCCCGGCGGCGCGCGAGTCGCGGGTTCGTCCGCGCGCGTCCGCGTGGGCGAGCGGTTCGTGGACGCGCTCGTTCCACTCGGCGCCTGCCGCGCCGGGGCGGCTCGTCAATCATCTGCAATACGGTTTGTATGTTCCTTCGGGACATGCGCTCGAGTCCATGCCGCTGCTCGTGATGCTGCACGGCTGCACTCAGTCAATCGACGAATTCGCCGAGGGCACGCGCATGAACGTCCTCGCTGACCGCTTTGGCTTTGCCGTGGTGTATCCCGAGCAATCGAAGCATGTGCACTCGCACCGCTGCTGGCACTGGTATGACGCCGGCGACAGCGCGGGTGGGGCGGAGGCGCGCGCGGTGGTGTCGCTAGTGGATGCGCTGGTCGCGCAGCACGGTTTTGACCCCGAGCGCGTTTATGTGGCGGGCATTTCCGCTGGTGCGGGTTTGACGGCGTTGCTGGCGGTCAACTATCCGGGGCATTTCGCCGCAGTGGCGCTGCATTCCGGCCCTGCGTTCGGCGAGGCACGTTCGGGCATTACCGCCATGGACGTGATGCGCCGCGGCGCGCGCCGCGATCCGGCTCAACTGGTCGACGAAGTGACTAATGTGGCCCGTTATCCCGGCATGCCGGCGATCGTGATCCACGGCGATTTCGATCATGTGGTCGCGCCGGTTAACGCAGACCAACTGGGCGAGCAGTTTCTCCGCCTGAACCGCATGGTCGACGCAAACGGTGCGCGTAAATCCGGCGAAGTTCGCGAGGAGCGCAAAGGCGGCGTAGTAATGCGCGATTACGTTCGCAGCGGCCGGCGTGTCGTGCGGGTTTGCCGGGTGCAAGGTCTGGCGCACGCGTGGAGCGGGGGTGACGAGGCCGTGCCGTTCCATTCCGCCAAAGGCCCGGATGCGAGCGCCATGATCTGGGAATTTTTCAAGCATCAACGTCGCACGGGCGCGGGCCAGATCGCGGAAACCGCCGCCACGACGGGCTCTTCAGCCGATCGGTGA
- a CDS encoding DUF3563 family protein, with protein MYLLSRLFLFLTKSPDQLAKERADAFLAEATDLYDLEFRMRKLDREANVRQPSWMSQH; from the coding sequence ATGTACCTGCTTAGCCGCCTTTTCCTGTTTCTGACCAAATCGCCCGACCAACTCGCGAAAGAACGCGCGGACGCATTCCTCGCCGAAGCTACGGACCTGTACGACCTGGAATTCCGTATGCGCAAGCTGGACCGTGAAGCGAATGTCCGCCAGCCGTCGTGGATGAGCCAGCACTAA
- a CDS encoding TspO/MBR family protein: MRRLPSLLVFLLLTLAAALVASRFLPDAWYAGLQKPAFNPPNWVFPPAWTVLYVLMAISAWRVWKRDGLSAAIVLWVVQLLFNAAWMWLFFGLHQAGAALADIVILLVLIVALTFAFWRRDRWAGGLLVPYVAWVAFAAVLNHALWQLNPAV; encoded by the coding sequence ATGCGCCGTTTGCCGTCGCTGCTGGTATTTCTTCTGTTGACGCTGGCCGCTGCCTTGGTAGCGAGCCGTTTTCTGCCCGACGCATGGTACGCAGGACTGCAAAAGCCCGCGTTTAATCCACCGAACTGGGTGTTCCCGCCAGCATGGACGGTACTGTACGTGCTGATGGCGATTTCCGCGTGGCGCGTGTGGAAACGCGACGGCCTGAGTGCGGCGATCGTTTTATGGGTGGTTCAGTTGCTGTTCAACGCAGCGTGGATGTGGCTCTTCTTCGGTCTGCATCAAGCAGGGGCCGCATTGGCCGACATCGTAATTCTGCTGGTTCTGATCGTCGCGCTAACTTTCGCGTTCTGGCGACGGGACCGCTGGGCAGGCGGACTACTGGTGCCTTACGTCGCCTGGGTGGCGTTCGCCGCGGTTTTGAATCACGCGTTGTGGCAATTGAATCCGGCTGTGTGA
- a CDS encoding cryptochrome/photolyase family protein codes for MTRARRLNDSFDTGLVWFRRDLRHTDNAALYYALKHCERVWCAFVFDTTILQPLLETWQARHPDEQVQDRRIEIILAALGELDDALRAKGGGLIVLYGDPSDLIPKLAAELGVDAVFTNHDYEPVAIERDEKVGEQLTEAGRQWLTFKDQVIFERDEVLTGQNKPFTVFTPYKNAWLKQLTAFDLKPYPVEKYAKHLAAVPKKLHRELPTLKQLGFAPSNLAELKLPTGMSGAQSLLDDFMSRIDSYADRRDFPAAKGPSYLSMHLRFGTVSIRTLARIAHEMSLQPDGKGSATWLSELIWRDFYFMILSHHPRLASGASFKEEYDRLRWERGSEADEAFSAWCDGRTGYPLIDAAMLQLNRTGYMHNRLRMVTASFLVKDLGVDWRLGERYFADLLNDFDFSANNGGWQWAASTGCDAQPYFRIFNPITQSEKFDAEGRFIKRYLPQLEKVPAKWIHAPWLAGRERLAEFGVVLGKDYPEPIVDHAEARARTLARFGK; via the coding sequence ATGACACGCGCCCGACGCCTGAACGACTCCTTCGACACCGGTCTGGTCTGGTTCCGCCGCGACCTGCGTCACACGGACAACGCCGCGCTCTACTACGCGCTCAAGCACTGCGAGCGCGTCTGGTGCGCATTCGTGTTCGATACGACGATCCTGCAACCGCTGCTGGAAACCTGGCAGGCCCGTCACCCCGATGAGCAGGTGCAGGATCGGCGGATCGAGATCATTCTCGCCGCACTCGGCGAACTGGACGACGCGCTGCGCGCGAAAGGCGGCGGCCTGATCGTGCTGTACGGCGATCCGTCCGATCTGATTCCGAAGCTCGCCGCCGAACTCGGCGTCGACGCGGTGTTCACGAATCACGATTACGAGCCGGTCGCGATCGAGCGCGACGAAAAGGTGGGCGAGCAACTCACCGAAGCCGGCCGACAGTGGCTGACCTTCAAGGATCAGGTGATTTTCGAGCGCGACGAGGTGCTGACCGGCCAGAACAAGCCGTTCACCGTGTTCACCCCGTACAAGAATGCGTGGCTCAAACAGCTGACGGCTTTCGATCTGAAGCCGTATCCCGTCGAAAAGTACGCGAAACATCTGGCTGCGGTGCCAAAAAAGCTGCATCGCGAGTTGCCGACGCTCAAGCAACTCGGCTTCGCACCGAGCAACCTCGCGGAACTGAAGCTGCCCACGGGCATGAGCGGCGCGCAAAGTCTGCTCGACGACTTCATGAGCCGCATCGACAGTTATGCGGATCGGCGCGATTTTCCCGCCGCCAAAGGCCCCAGCTATCTGTCGATGCATTTGCGCTTCGGCACCGTATCGATCCGCACGCTCGCGCGAATCGCGCACGAGATGTCGTTGCAACCCGACGGCAAGGGCTCGGCCACGTGGCTGTCGGAGCTGATCTGGCGGGACTTCTACTTCATGATCCTGTCGCATCATCCGCGGCTGGCGAGCGGGGCGTCGTTCAAGGAGGAATATGACCGGCTGCGCTGGGAACGCGGCTCCGAAGCCGACGAAGCGTTTTCCGCCTGGTGCGACGGCCGCACCGGCTACCCGCTGATCGACGCGGCGATGCTGCAACTGAACCGCACCGGCTACATGCACAATCGCTTGCGCATGGTGACGGCGAGTTTTCTGGTCAAGGATCTGGGCGTGGACTGGCGGCTCGGCGAGCGCTATTTCGCCGACCTGCTGAACGATTTTGACTTTTCGGCGAATAACGGCGGCTGGCAATGGGCGGCATCCACGGGATGCGACGCGCAGCCGTATTTCCGGATCTTCAATCCCATCACGCAATCGGAAAAATTCGACGCCGAAGGTCGTTTTATCAAGCGCTATCTGCCGCAGCTGGAAAAAGTCCCGGCCAAGTGGATTCACGCGCCGTGGCTGGCAGGTCGGGAGCGCCTCGCGGAATTCGGGGTCGTGCTGGGCAAGGATTATCCCGAGCCGATTGTCGACCATGCGGAAGCTCGCGCGCGCACACTGGCCCGTTTCGGCAAGTGA
- a CDS encoding organic hydroperoxide resistance protein, translating to MNILYKATATSTGGRDGRAVSSDNALDVKLAAPRELGGTGAAGTNPEQLFAAGYSACFLSAMKFIAGQRKQTLPADTQVTAEVGIGPNDKGGFALDIDLRVSLPGLAADAAKELVDAAHQVCPYSNATRNNVEVRLQVA from the coding sequence ATGAACATCCTCTACAAAGCAACTGCAACGAGTACCGGTGGCCGTGACGGCCGTGCTGTGTCGTCGGACAATGCACTGGACGTGAAATTGGCCGCACCGCGCGAACTGGGCGGCACGGGCGCTGCGGGCACTAACCCGGAACAGCTTTTCGCCGCCGGCTACTCGGCGTGTTTCCTGAGCGCAATGAAATTCATCGCCGGCCAGCGCAAGCAGACTTTGCCCGCCGACACACAAGTGACAGCAGAGGTTGGCATCGGTCCGAACGACAAGGGCGGCTTCGCGCTCGACATCGATCTACGCGTGTCGCTGCCGGGCCTGGCCGCCGACGCCGCCAAGGAACTGGTCGACGCAGCGCATCAGGTCTGCCCGTACTCGAACGCCACGCGCAACAACGTCGAAGTTCGTCTGCAAGTCGCGTAA
- a CDS encoding MarR family winged helix-turn-helix transcriptional regulator — protein MTQRPVTLPFTLDEQLCFALYSTSLAMTKAYKPLLEKLGLTYPQYLTMLVLWETDDVTVKDMAARLNLDSATVTPLLKRLEAQGLLERVRGVDDERLVYIRLTKAGSALKRQAREVPAEIFCATQQSPEFLLRLRDDLTRLRATLNDYMDHPDD, from the coding sequence ATGACCCAGCGCCCCGTCACCCTGCCCTTCACGCTCGACGAGCAACTCTGCTTCGCCCTCTACTCGACCTCGCTCGCGATGACGAAGGCGTACAAGCCCTTGCTCGAGAAATTGGGACTCACGTATCCCCAATATCTGACCATGCTGGTGCTGTGGGAAACCGACGACGTCACCGTCAAGGACATGGCGGCACGCCTGAATCTCGACTCGGCCACCGTCACGCCGCTGCTCAAACGCCTGGAAGCACAGGGACTGCTGGAGCGCGTACGCGGTGTCGACGACGAGCGCCTGGTCTATATCCGCCTCACTAAAGCCGGCTCGGCTCTCAAACGCCAGGCGCGTGAAGTGCCCGCGGAAATCTTCTGCGCGACCCAGCAGTCGCCGGAATTCCTGCTGCGCCTGCGGGACGATCTGACCCGCCTGCGCGCCACGCTCAACGATTACATGGATCACCCGGACGACTGA
- a CDS encoding BPSS1780 family membrane protein codes for MQLIEVPAKTGYVWFRQGIWLFRKNPLAFLTLFFTYLLVMTLVAQIPVVGGVLPLAFIPGVAVGFMAACRNTIAGKPVFPTILVDGFHSYGPVVAKRLLVLGVAYVVAMGLVLAGSALADGGMLLKVMLGGATMDQDTIANSNISLAVITAFAFYIPVAMIFWFSPILTAWHDVPPVKAMFFSIVSCWRNRGAFIVFGALWFAVAMIVSLGLSTLLQALGAGDFAFAILMPATMIVTTMLYCSFYATYRGCFGVQTPETPDLPTTPAA; via the coding sequence ATGCAACTGATCGAAGTCCCGGCGAAAACCGGCTATGTGTGGTTCCGCCAGGGTATCTGGCTGTTCCGCAAGAACCCGCTCGCGTTTCTAACACTGTTTTTCACCTACCTGCTGGTGATGACGCTGGTCGCGCAGATTCCGGTGGTCGGTGGCGTATTGCCGCTGGCGTTCATTCCGGGCGTCGCGGTCGGCTTCATGGCGGCGTGCCGCAATACGATCGCGGGCAAACCGGTGTTCCCGACCATTCTGGTGGACGGCTTTCACTCATACGGCCCGGTGGTCGCGAAACGCCTGCTGGTGCTCGGAGTGGCGTATGTCGTCGCGATGGGCCTGGTGCTGGCCGGATCGGCGCTCGCCGACGGCGGCATGCTGCTCAAGGTGATGCTCGGCGGCGCGACGATGGATCAGGACACGATTGCCAACAGCAACATTTCGCTGGCGGTCATCACGGCCTTCGCTTTTTATATCCCGGTGGCGATGATTTTCTGGTTTTCGCCGATTCTCACCGCTTGGCACGACGTGCCGCCGGTCAAGGCGATGTTCTTCAGCATCGTCAGTTGCTGGCGTAATCGCGGCGCGTTCATCGTGTTCGGCGCGTTGTGGTTTGCGGTGGCGATGATTGTGTCGCTCGGTTTGTCCACGCTGCTGCAGGCGCTCGGCGCGGGCGACTTCGCGTTCGCGATCCTGATGCCCGCGACGATGATCGTCACGACGATGCTGTACTGCTCGTTTTACGCAACGTATCGCGGCTGCTTCGGCGTCCAGACGCCCGAAACGCCGGATCTGCCGACCACCCCGGCGGCTTAA
- a CDS encoding homoserine kinase has protein sequence MAVFTAVNESQLAEWMRHYDLGDVVEFRGISSGIENSNFFLTTTRGEYVLTIFEKLTAEQLPFYLDLMRHLAAHRVPVPDPMPREDGALFGMLLGKPAAIVTKLEGAPEMTPGVEHCIEVGQMLARMHLAGRDYTGYQPNLRSLPWWRETVPTVLPFLEGAQRELLSSELAHQEAFFASADYAALPAGPCHADLFRDNAMFAHAAPETGHEVRLGGFFDFYFAGCDKWLFDVAVTVNDWCVDLATGKLDESRTEAMLRAYQTVRPFTAEENRHWGDMLRAGAYRFWVSRLYDFHLPRAAELLKPHDPGHFERILRERLAGVPHPGTHTPCN, from the coding sequence ATGGCTGTCTTCACCGCTGTCAACGAATCCCAACTAGCAGAATGGATGCGTCACTACGATCTCGGCGATGTCGTCGAGTTTCGCGGCATCTCATCCGGTATTGAAAACAGCAACTTCTTTCTGACGACGACGCGCGGCGAATACGTCCTGACGATTTTCGAAAAGCTGACGGCTGAACAACTGCCCTTCTACCTCGATCTGATGCGTCATCTGGCCGCGCATCGCGTGCCGGTGCCCGATCCGATGCCGCGCGAAGACGGCGCGCTGTTCGGCATGCTGCTCGGCAAGCCCGCCGCGATCGTCACCAAGCTCGAAGGCGCGCCGGAAATGACGCCGGGCGTCGAGCACTGCATTGAAGTCGGACAGATGCTGGCGCGCATGCACCTCGCCGGGCGCGATTACACCGGTTATCAGCCGAATTTGCGCAGCCTGCCGTGGTGGCGCGAAACCGTGCCGACCGTCTTGCCGTTTCTGGAAGGCGCGCAACGCGAGTTGCTGTCGTCCGAACTGGCGCATCAGGAAGCCTTTTTCGCCTCCGCCGACTACGCCGCATTGCCCGCAGGCCCTTGCCACGCCGACCTGTTCCGCGACAACGCAATGTTCGCGCATGCCGCGCCGGAAACGGGCCACGAAGTACGCCTGGGCGGCTTCTTCGACTTCTATTTCGCGGGCTGCGACAAGTGGCTGTTCGATGTCGCGGTGACGGTCAACGACTGGTGCGTCGACCTCGCCACCGGCAAGCTCGACGAGTCGCGCACCGAAGCGATGCTGCGCGCGTACCAGACCGTGCGCCCGTTCACCGCCGAAGAAAACCGCCACTGGGGCGATATGCTGCGAGCAGGCGCGTACCGCTTCTGGGTTTCGCGCCTGTATGACTTTCACCTGCCGCGTGCGGCCGAGTTGCTCAAACCGCACGATCCGGGCCATTTCGAGCGCATTCTGCGCGAACGCCTTGCCGGCGTTCCACATCCAGGCACCCACACTCCATGCAACTGA
- a CDS encoding AMP nucleosidase, producing MKNDTNQRAVQTPANTFPTESFDDATDAVTRLSAIYEANTSFLRDAFARYRRNESFESRVRACYPFVRVCTEVNTHIDSRRSYGFVAGPGEFETTVTRPDLFGDYYREQLRLLAKNHHVKIEVGVSDQPIPIHFAFAEGIHLEGDLDRERLFLMRDVFDTPDLALLDDRIVNGTYEPGPGEPHPLALFTAARVDFSLHRLKHYTATSPTHCQNYVLYTNYQFYIDEFVKLGRTMMAHTDDAELRAYRSEYTSFVEPGDVVTYNENLGEQSQEGTAPPRLPQMPAYHLKRADGSGITMVNIGVGPSNAKTITDHIAVLRPHAWIMLGHCAGLRNTQRLGDYVLAHGYVREDHVLDDDLPLWVPIPALAEVQVALERAVAQVTQLDGVELKRVMRTGTVASVDNRNWELRDHREPVQRLSQSRAVALDMESATIAANGFRFRVPYGTLLCVSDKPLHGELKLPGMADQFYRAQVDQHLQIGVKAMELLRMNGLHRLHSRKLRSFAEVAFQ from the coding sequence ATGAAGAACGATACCAATCAACGTGCAGTGCAAACTCCTGCCAACACCTTCCCAACCGAATCGTTCGATGACGCGACCGACGCCGTCACGCGTCTCTCGGCGATCTACGAAGCGAACACTTCGTTTTTGCGCGACGCCTTCGCGCGCTATCGCAGGAACGAGTCGTTCGAAAGCCGCGTGCGCGCGTGTTATCCGTTTGTGCGCGTGTGTACCGAGGTCAACACGCATATCGACTCGCGTCGCTCGTATGGTTTCGTGGCCGGCCCGGGCGAGTTCGAAACAACCGTGACGCGCCCCGATCTGTTCGGCGATTACTACCGCGAACAGTTGCGTCTGCTGGCGAAAAACCATCATGTGAAGATCGAAGTGGGCGTGTCGGATCAGCCGATTCCGATTCACTTCGCGTTCGCCGAAGGCATTCATCTGGAAGGCGATCTCGACCGCGAGCGTCTGTTCCTGATGCGCGACGTGTTCGACACACCCGACCTCGCGCTGCTCGACGACCGCATTGTGAACGGCACGTATGAACCGGGGCCGGGCGAGCCGCATCCGCTCGCGCTGTTCACGGCGGCGCGGGTCGATTTCTCGCTGCATCGGCTGAAGCATTACACCGCTACGTCGCCCACGCATTGCCAGAATTACGTGCTGTACACGAACTACCAGTTCTATATCGACGAGTTCGTCAAACTCGGCCGCACGATGATGGCCCATACCGACGACGCCGAATTGCGCGCGTATCGCAGCGAATACACGTCGTTTGTCGAACCGGGCGATGTGGTCACGTACAACGAGAATCTCGGCGAGCAATCGCAGGAAGGTACGGCGCCGCCGCGTCTGCCGCAAATGCCTGCGTATCACCTGAAGCGCGCGGACGGCAGCGGCATCACGATGGTCAACATCGGCGTGGGACCGTCGAACGCGAAGACGATCACCGATCACATCGCCGTGCTGCGTCCGCACGCGTGGATAATGCTCGGCCACTGCGCGGGTCTGCGCAATACGCAGCGTCTCGGCGACTACGTGCTCGCACACGGCTACGTGCGTGAAGACCACGTACTCGACGACGATTTGCCGCTGTGGGTGCCGATTCCGGCGCTCGCCGAAGTGCAGGTTGCGCTGGAGCGTGCGGTCGCGCAGGTTACGCAACTGGACGGCGTCGAGTTGAAGCGCGTGATGCGTACGGGCACGGTCGCGAGTGTCGATAACCGCAACTGGGAGTTGCGCGATCATCGTGAGCCGGTGCAGCGGCTGTCGCAAAGCCGCGCGGTCGCGCTCGATATGGAAAGCGCGACGATCGCCGCGAACGGCTTCCGTTTCCGCGTGCCTTACGGCACCTTACTCTGCGTGTCGGATAAGCCTTTGCATGGCGAACTGAAATTGCCTGGCATGGCGGATCAGTTTTATCGCGCGCAGGTCGACCAGCATTTGCAGATCGGCGTGAAGGCGATGGAGTTGCTGCGGATGAATGGGCTGCATCGTCTGCATAGCCGGAAGCTGCGGAGTTTCGCGGAAGTGGCGTTCCAGTAA